The following proteins are co-located in the Papaver somniferum cultivar HN1 unplaced genomic scaffold, ASM357369v1 unplaced-scaffold_128, whole genome shotgun sequence genome:
- the LOC113332104 gene encoding protein FAF-like, chloroplastic encodes MHFFSSILFKSRSPPLFSSSTTMETATNSQEEETGLKSLTSPLNHNHSSMINRFNISPQSSSASSSCTSPSSPVSISPCCSSSSSSSSFHSVDDDVTVSTDETPVTNHHHKQEEEETTEKPFYDHRKNVIIVRNQRSGIRREFPPPIPLLARTENLPCHMPWVLKRSYKDGRLVIKEVNVKHHEYFRAHRSNGRLTLQLMHMNHLTIHPPPNDTSSTTPTTDDIEGEEDEEEEEQEEEDNVDINDLVDFDNDDKDEKNNEDNKKDDDESDGVSSEQEQGSDEEEEAEKVERPSADPLHHIRQRFRPLLSSEQPSSSLPQCQIHETREGKQDFDGEILRNCSQPLILASSLPEGRVRGMCQPNDYRKSNLFRLPIVSVRPVHS; translated from the coding sequence ATGCACTTTTTCTCATCGATCTTATTCAAGTCTAGATCTCCACCCCTTTTTTCCTCTTCAACTACAATGGAAACAGCTACAAATTCACAGGAAGAAGAAACAGGTCTTAAATCATTAACATCTCCATTAAATCATAATCATTCATCTATGATCAACAGATTCAATATCTCACCTCAATCGTCATCAGCTTCATCTTCTTGTACATCTCCATCTTCTCCTGTATCTATATCtccttgttgttcttcttcttcatcatcatcttcttttcatAGCGTTGATGATGATGTTACAGTTTCAACTGATGAAACCCCTGTCACGAATCATCATCACAAGCAGGAAGAGGAAGAGACTACAGAGAAACCCTTTTATGATCATAGAAAGAATGTGATCATTGTAAGAAATCAAAGGTCGGGAATAAGGAGGGAGTTTCCACCACCGATACCATTACTCGCAAGAACAGAGAATTTACCATGTCATATGCCATGGGTACTGAAGAGATCATATAAAGATGGAAGATTGGTTATAAAAGAGGTTAATGTGAAGCATCATGAGTATTTTAGGGCTCATAGATCTAATGGCCGTCTTACTCTTCAACTAATGCATATGAATCATCTCACTATTCATCCTCCTCCCAATGATACGTCTTCTACTACTCCCACAACTGATGacattgaaggagaagaagacgaggaggaagaagaacagGAGGAAGAAGACAATGTAGATATAAATGATTTAGTTGATTTTGATAATGAcgataaagatgaaaaaaataatgAGGATAATAAGAAGGATGATGATGAAAGTGATGGGGTATCATCCGAACAAGAACAAGGatcggatgaagaggaagaagcagAGAAAGTAGAGAGGCCTTCGGCTGACCCACTCCATCATATTCGACAGCGGTTTAGGCCATTATTGTCATCAGAACAACCATCATCGTCATTACCACAATGTCAGATTCATGAGACGAGAGAAGGAAAACAAGACTTTGACGGTGAAATCTTGAGAAACTGTTCACAACCACTGATACTAGCTTCATCGTTGCCAGAGGGGAGAGTACGTGGGATGTGTCAACCAAATGACTATAGAAAATCAAATCTTTTTCGACTGCCAATAGTTTCAGTTCGGCCGGTGCATAGTTAA
- the LOC113331773 gene encoding 60S ribosomal protein L30-like, translated as MVVAKKMKKTHESINNRLALVMKSGKYTLGYKTVLRTLRSSKSKLIIISNNCPLLRKSEIEYYAMLAKVGVHHFNGNNVDLGTACGRYYRVSCLSIIDPGDSDIIKTLPGDQ; from the exons ATGGTGGTCGCAAAGAAAATG AAGAAGACTCATGAGAGTATTAACAACAGACTTGCTCTTGTGATGAAGAGTGGGAAGTACACCCTTGGTTACAAAACAGTCCTCAGGACTCTCAGGAGCTCCAAAT CAAAGCTCATAATTATCTCAAACAACTGTCCTCTCTTGAGAAAATCTGAGATTGAGTACTATGCTATGCTTGCCAAGGTTGGAGTTCACCATTTCAATGGAA ACAATGTCGACTTGGGAACAGCTTGTGGGCGATACTACCGTGTATCATGCCTGAGTATCATCGATCCAG GTGATTCTGATATCATCAAAACTCTTCCTGGTGACCAGTAA